From one Plantibacter flavus genomic stretch:
- a CDS encoding ArsR/SmtB family transcription factor, with protein sequence MTDTITPTATLTHTAALARLGHALSDETRARILLTLREAPAFPSDLADALGVSRQVMSNQLACLRGCGLVEGVKEGRNTWYRLADSHLAPALDDLLRLVLVVDPACCSGESCTCA encoded by the coding sequence GTGACCGACACCATCACGCCGACCGCGACCCTGACGCACACCGCCGCACTCGCGAGGCTGGGGCACGCTCTGTCCGACGAGACCCGGGCACGCATCCTCCTGACCCTGCGCGAGGCACCGGCCTTCCCCTCCGACCTCGCGGACGCACTCGGCGTCTCCCGACAGGTCATGTCGAACCAGCTCGCCTGTCTCCGCGGCTGCGGCCTCGTCGAAGGCGTCAAGGAAGGACGCAACACCTGGTACCGCCTGGCGGACAGCCACCTGGCGCCGGCGCTCGACGACCTCCTCCGGCTCGTCCTGGTCGTCGATCCCGCCTGCTGCTCGGGTGAGAGCTGCACCTGCGCGTGA
- a CDS encoding manganese efflux pump MntP, producing the protein MTFWPLLLIALGVSADAFAVALTKGLHMRRFNVRHALVIAGTFGLFQAVMPLVGWFLGTQFARYITEVDHWVAFGLLAVVGGKMLWEAFSSHEDTEVDSDRIDVRRLLVLALATSIDALAIGITLAFLPGSILEAVVLIGLTTFVLAFLGVFIGRRVGQRFGKPAEIAGGVILILIGTKILIDHLTA; encoded by the coding sequence ATGACGTTCTGGCCGCTGCTCCTCATCGCGCTCGGCGTCTCCGCCGACGCCTTCGCCGTCGCCCTCACCAAGGGCCTGCACATGCGGCGGTTCAACGTGCGTCACGCCCTCGTGATCGCGGGCACCTTCGGGCTGTTCCAAGCGGTCATGCCGCTCGTCGGCTGGTTCCTCGGCACGCAGTTCGCGCGGTACATCACGGAGGTCGACCACTGGGTCGCCTTCGGCCTGCTCGCCGTCGTCGGCGGCAAGATGCTCTGGGAGGCGTTCTCGAGCCACGAGGACACCGAGGTCGACTCCGACCGCATCGACGTCCGCCGGCTCCTCGTCCTCGCGCTCGCCACGAGCATCGACGCGCTCGCCATCGGCATCACGCTCGCGTTCCTGCCCGGCTCGATCCTCGAAGCCGTCGTCCTCATCGGACTGACGACCTTCGTGCTCGCCTTCCTGGGCGTCTTCATCGGCCGTCGCGTCGGTCAGCGCTTCGGCAAGCCGGCGGAGATCGCCGGTGGTGTCATCCTGATCCTCATCGGCACCAAGATCCTCATCGACCACCTCACCGCGTAG
- a CDS encoding sugar porter family MFS transporter → MAGSPTARQTASALPALTPGPHRRHLGLISIVACFGGLLFGYDTGVINGALRPMTAELGLTPFTEGIVTSSLVFAAAVGALLGGRVSDAWGRRRSIIVLAVLFFVGTLVVVCSPNVELLVAGRVLLGLAVGGASAVVPVYLAELAPYEIRGSITGRNEVAIVLGQLSAFVINAVIGTVFSEHTSVWRIMFAVCALPAVALFVGMLRMPESPRWLVDHGRREDALDVLRTVRSDDRAVAELAEVEASITAQRDEHRIGLWAVLRNPWLVRILLVGVGVGIAQQLTGINSIMYYGQTVLVESGFDESAALIANIAPGIIAVVGGFIALTYMDRLDRRKTFVIGFSLTTACHLLIGFSSMVLEPGDPMRPWVILFLVVVFVGSMQTFLNVAVWVYLAEVFPLRMRGLGMGVSIFMLWVANGFLALYFPSLVDGLGITGTFFLFAGVGALALLFVATQVPETRGRSLEALGEDVSTGAIFTRKR, encoded by the coding sequence ATGGCCGGATCCCCCACAGCCCGACAGACGGCGAGCGCGCTGCCTGCCCTCACGCCCGGGCCGCACCGCCGCCACCTCGGCCTGATCTCGATCGTCGCTTGTTTCGGCGGGTTGCTCTTCGGCTACGACACCGGCGTGATCAACGGGGCGCTGCGTCCGATGACCGCCGAGCTCGGGCTCACCCCGTTCACGGAGGGCATCGTCACGAGCTCGCTCGTCTTCGCGGCCGCCGTCGGTGCGCTGCTCGGCGGCCGGGTGTCGGACGCGTGGGGCCGGCGGCGGAGCATCATCGTGCTGGCGGTGCTCTTCTTCGTCGGGACGCTCGTGGTCGTCTGCTCGCCGAACGTCGAGTTGCTCGTCGCCGGTCGCGTGCTCCTCGGACTGGCCGTCGGCGGTGCCTCCGCCGTCGTCCCGGTCTACCTGGCGGAGCTCGCTCCGTACGAGATCCGAGGGTCGATCACCGGCCGGAACGAGGTCGCGATCGTCCTCGGACAGCTGTCGGCGTTCGTGATCAACGCCGTCATCGGCACCGTGTTCAGCGAGCACACGAGCGTGTGGCGCATCATGTTCGCCGTCTGCGCCCTGCCCGCGGTCGCCCTGTTCGTCGGCATGCTGCGGATGCCCGAGTCACCACGCTGGCTCGTCGACCACGGTCGCCGCGAGGACGCGCTGGACGTACTGCGGACCGTCCGCTCCGACGACCGCGCCGTCGCCGAACTCGCGGAGGTGGAGGCGTCCATCACCGCGCAGCGCGACGAACACCGGATCGGGCTCTGGGCCGTCCTCCGCAACCCGTGGCTCGTGCGCATCCTGCTCGTCGGTGTCGGCGTCGGGATCGCCCAGCAGCTCACCGGGATCAACTCGATCATGTACTACGGGCAGACCGTGCTCGTGGAGTCGGGTTTCGACGAGAGCGCCGCGCTTATCGCCAACATCGCGCCCGGCATCATCGCCGTCGTCGGCGGCTTCATCGCCCTCACCTACATGGACCGTCTCGACCGACGGAAGACGTTCGTCATCGGCTTCTCACTCACGACCGCGTGCCATCTGCTCATCGGCTTCTCGTCGATGGTGCTCGAGCCGGGCGACCCGATGCGTCCATGGGTCATCCTGTTCCTCGTGGTCGTGTTCGTCGGCTCCATGCAGACGTTCCTCAACGTGGCTGTCTGGGTCTACCTCGCCGAGGTCTTCCCGCTCCGGATGCGCGGCCTCGGCATGGGCGTCTCGATCTTCATGCTCTGGGTCGCCAACGGGTTCCTGGCGCTGTACTTCCCGTCGCTCGTCGACGGCCTCGGCATCACCGGGACCTTCTTCCTCTTCGCGGGTGTCGGCGCGCTCGCGCTCCTGTTCGTCGCCACCCAGGTGCCCGAGACGCGTGGGCGGAGCCTCGAGGCGCTCGGTGAGGACGTGTCGACCGGCGCGATCTTCACCCGGAAGCGGTGA
- a CDS encoding response regulator, which translates to MTTVLVVDDQSLIRQAVADILSSEADLEVVGEAVDGAQAVSLAQEMRPDVVLMDIRMPVLDGIDATSAICTDPDLSDTRVLILTTFEEDENLVATLRAGASGFIGKGSEPEEIVRAVRAVHAGDALLSPAATRSLITKYVVAAGEPTSPRAVPTELALLTERELEVLLLVARGRSNQQIADDLVISPHTSKTHVNRIMTKVAAHDRAQLVILAYESGLLRPGADD; encoded by the coding sequence ATGACCACCGTGCTCGTCGTCGACGACCAGTCGCTCATCCGTCAGGCCGTCGCCGACATCCTCTCGTCCGAGGCCGACCTCGAGGTCGTGGGCGAAGCCGTCGACGGCGCGCAGGCGGTGTCACTTGCGCAGGAGATGCGACCGGACGTCGTGCTCATGGACATCCGCATGCCCGTGCTCGACGGCATCGACGCGACCTCGGCGATCTGCACCGACCCCGACCTCTCGGACACGCGGGTCCTCATCCTCACCACGTTCGAGGAGGACGAGAACCTCGTCGCGACCCTGCGGGCCGGCGCGAGCGGCTTCATCGGCAAGGGCTCGGAGCCCGAGGAGATCGTCCGCGCCGTGCGCGCGGTGCACGCCGGCGACGCTCTCCTGTCCCCCGCGGCGACCCGGAGTCTCATCACGAAGTACGTCGTCGCTGCGGGGGAACCGACGAGCCCACGCGCGGTCCCCACCGAGCTGGCGCTGCTCACCGAGCGGGAACTCGAGGTGCTGCTCCTCGTGGCCCGCGGACGGTCGAACCAGCAGATCGCCGACGACCTCGTCATCTCACCGCACACCTCGAAGACCCACGTGAACCGCATCATGACCAAGGTCGCCGCTCATGACCGCGCCCAGCTCGTCATCCTCGCGTACGAGAGCGGCCTGCTGCGGCCGGGCGCCGACGACTGA
- a CDS encoding sensor histidine kinase → MTSVTQDHRVRDPHPRPPAWVGDVVAAVLIIASAFIPFPNAEFRPGSPLVVALVVAPALLLPLRRHWPIPVLAAVVACYGAAAITGTLAPGVVVAAAIAMFGVAVRSARRTTLITAVATMVAVALLSLLASIGSFDPRTVQFAVLIAFAAAAGDGTRSRRAYILAITERAERAEQTREAEARRRVTEERLRIARDLHDTVAHQISVISLNAGVASSSLETRPEKAKEALVSIRRASRTVLGEIGDLLEVLRSDSDGAGAGSRGTLPQPGLDRLDALIAEFTAAGLDITTRIDPDPLELSTATDMVAYRVIQEGLTNALKHGPERRAHVLVEGENGRIVVSVSNPTAPGVPREQADAAPTTGHGLLGIRERVAAVRGSVDVGATPGGWRLSASLPTGEPTLAHPTHPEESPA, encoded by the coding sequence ATGACCTCCGTGACGCAGGATCACCGGGTGCGCGATCCGCATCCGAGACCTCCGGCGTGGGTGGGCGATGTGGTGGCCGCGGTCCTCATCATCGCCTCGGCGTTCATCCCGTTCCCCAACGCGGAGTTCCGTCCGGGCAGCCCACTCGTCGTCGCGCTCGTCGTCGCGCCCGCGCTCCTGCTCCCGCTCCGTCGACACTGGCCCATCCCGGTGCTCGCGGCCGTCGTCGCCTGTTACGGGGCAGCGGCGATCACGGGGACCCTCGCTCCCGGTGTCGTGGTCGCGGCCGCCATCGCGATGTTCGGGGTGGCCGTTCGCTCTGCGCGTCGGACGACCCTCATCACGGCCGTCGCGACGATGGTCGCCGTCGCCCTCCTCAGCCTGCTCGCGTCGATCGGGAGCTTCGATCCGCGGACGGTGCAGTTCGCGGTGCTGATCGCGTTCGCCGCCGCGGCCGGAGACGGGACGCGGTCCCGCCGCGCGTACATCCTGGCGATCACCGAACGCGCGGAGCGGGCCGAACAGACCCGCGAGGCAGAGGCGAGGCGTCGGGTGACCGAGGAGCGGCTCCGGATCGCGCGGGACCTCCACGACACCGTCGCCCACCAGATCTCGGTGATCAGCCTGAACGCCGGGGTGGCGTCGAGCTCCCTGGAGACGCGGCCGGAGAAGGCGAAGGAGGCGCTCGTCTCGATCCGCCGGGCGTCGCGGACGGTGCTCGGCGAGATCGGTGATCTGCTCGAGGTCCTGCGCAGCGACAGCGACGGCGCTGGCGCAGGCTCCCGGGGAACGCTGCCGCAGCCGGGACTCGACCGACTCGACGCATTGATCGCCGAGTTCACGGCCGCGGGTCTCGACATCACGACACGGATCGACCCAGACCCACTGGAGCTGTCGACCGCCACGGACATGGTCGCGTACCGCGTCATCCAGGAGGGGCTGACGAACGCGCTGAAGCACGGTCCTGAGCGTCGTGCGCACGTGCTCGTGGAGGGCGAGAACGGGAGGATCGTCGTCAGCGTGAGCAACCCGACGGCACCCGGGGTCCCGCGTGAGCAGGCCGACGCGGCGCCGACCACCGGACACGGACTCCTCGGCATCCGTGAGCGCGTCGCCGCCGTCCGCGGGTCCGTCGACGTCGGCGCGACTCCGGGCGGCTGGCGGCTGTCCGCGAGCCTCCCGACCGGCGAGCCGACTCTCGCGCACCCGACGCACCCCGAGGAGTCCCCCGCATGA
- a CDS encoding ABC transporter ATP-binding protein yields the protein MQNTTAPPIISVRDVRRSYGRGQNRFDALKGVSFDIHAGESVAIVGKSGSGKSTLMHVLALLDAPSSGTVELEGVDTSTLRGRRLNTTRNKTFGFVFQQFFLTANATVLENVLLPMKIAGVRRRDRRRRALAALAQLQLEDKARNRAVNLSGGQKQRTVIARALVNNPRIIFADEPTGNLDTATGAVVEDILFSLNRESGITLIVVTHDEELAARCDRRILIRDGLLVEDEAVAA from the coding sequence ATGCAGAACACCACAGCGCCGCCGATCATCTCGGTCCGGGACGTCCGGCGTTCCTACGGTCGCGGTCAGAACCGGTTCGACGCGCTGAAGGGGGTGAGCTTCGACATCCACGCCGGCGAGAGTGTCGCGATCGTCGGGAAGAGCGGCTCCGGCAAGTCCACGCTCATGCACGTGCTCGCGCTCCTCGACGCACCGAGTTCCGGCACCGTCGAGCTCGAAGGGGTCGACACGAGCACCCTCCGCGGTCGCCGCCTCAACACGACCAGGAACAAGACCTTCGGGTTCGTGTTCCAGCAGTTCTTCCTCACCGCCAATGCGACGGTGCTCGAGAACGTCCTGCTCCCCATGAAGATCGCCGGCGTCCGCCGCCGTGACCGACGTCGCCGGGCGCTCGCCGCACTCGCGCAGCTCCAGCTCGAGGACAAGGCGCGCAACCGTGCGGTGAACCTCTCGGGCGGGCAGAAGCAGCGGACGGTGATCGCCCGCGCGCTCGTCAACAACCCGCGGATCATCTTCGCCGACGAGCCGACCGGCAACCTCGACACGGCGACCGGCGCCGTCGTGGAGGACATCCTGTTCTCCCTCAACCGGGAGAGCGGCATCACCCTCATCGTCGTCACGCACGACGAGGAGCTGGCGGCACGCTGTGATCGGCGGATCCTCATCCGAGACGGACTGCTCGTCGAGGACGAGGCGGTGGCCGCATGA
- a CDS encoding ABC transporter permease, translated as MRTVDLIGTAVANTFRSKTRTILTILAIFVGAFTLTLTNGLGTGINAYIDDTVSSVGASDTMTVTKTSDTGGGLGGATSGPKEYDPDAVASTGAGAPGSTVVALTPTDLDELGGIDGVLDVQAVKSISTDYIEAGGGTKYVVGVGGLISGQSVTLLDGAQPDDDTDTLQLVLPTSYVEPLGFGSDADAVGQTVTVAITDAQRTQHTVDATVVGVAEESLTSPTGASIVPNAALTDLLYETQNIGVPSDQVERYAQASIRFSADATDEQVTALKDRLADAGYTGTTVADQLGTIKTVIDGIVLVLNAFAIIALLAASFGIVNTLLMSVQERTREIGLMKAMGMGSGKVFGLFSLEAAFIGFLGSAIGVGIAVLAGTGISAALSGSLLADLPGLDLIAFDPVSLGIIVLVVMVIAFLAGTLPAARAAKADPVESLRYE; from the coding sequence ATGAGAACCGTCGACCTCATCGGGACCGCCGTCGCGAACACGTTCCGGTCCAAGACCCGGACCATCCTGACCATCCTGGCGATCTTCGTCGGGGCGTTCACCCTCACCCTCACGAACGGGCTCGGCACCGGCATCAACGCCTACATCGACGACACGGTGTCGAGCGTCGGCGCGTCCGACACGATGACCGTCACCAAGACGTCCGACACCGGCGGCGGGCTGGGTGGGGCCACGAGCGGGCCGAAGGAGTACGATCCGGACGCGGTCGCCTCCACCGGTGCCGGTGCGCCGGGATCGACCGTCGTCGCCCTCACGCCGACCGATCTCGACGAGCTCGGCGGGATCGACGGCGTCCTGGACGTGCAGGCCGTGAAGTCGATCTCGACCGACTACATCGAGGCGGGCGGCGGCACGAAGTACGTCGTCGGTGTCGGTGGGCTCATCTCCGGGCAGAGCGTCACACTGCTGGACGGTGCACAGCCCGACGACGACACCGACACGCTTCAGCTCGTGCTCCCCACCTCCTATGTGGAACCGCTCGGCTTCGGAAGCGACGCCGACGCGGTCGGGCAGACGGTCACGGTCGCCATCACGGATGCGCAGCGCACGCAGCACACCGTGGACGCGACGGTCGTCGGAGTCGCCGAGGAGAGTCTCACCTCGCCCACGGGCGCCTCGATCGTGCCGAACGCCGCGCTCACCGACCTTCTCTACGAGACACAGAACATCGGCGTCCCGTCCGACCAGGTCGAGCGGTACGCGCAGGCGTCCATCCGGTTCAGCGCGGACGCCACCGACGAGCAGGTCACGGCGTTGAAGGACCGACTCGCCGACGCGGGCTACACCGGCACGACCGTCGCGGACCAGCTCGGCACCATCAAGACGGTGATCGACGGGATCGTCCTCGTCCTCAACGCCTTCGCGATCATCGCCCTTCTCGCGGCCAGCTTCGGGATCGTGAACACCCTGCTCATGTCCGTGCAGGAGCGCACCCGCGAGATCGGGCTGATGAAGGCCATGGGGATGGGCAGCGGGAAGGTCTTCGGGTTGTTCAGCCTCGAGGCGGCGTTCATCGGTTTCCTCGGCAGTGCGATCGGCGTCGGTATCGCGGTGCTGGCCGGCACCGGCATCAGTGCCGCGCTGTCCGGATCGCTCCTCGCCGACCTGCCGGGCCTCGACCTCATCGCGTTCGACCCGGTGTCGCTCGGGATCATCGTCCTGGTCGTCATGGTGATCGCGTTCCTCGCCGGGACCCTGCCCGCCGCCCGGGCCGCCAAGGCCGATCCGGTGGAGTCGCTCCGCTACGAGTGA
- a CDS encoding HNH endonuclease signature motif containing protein, whose translation MTETTITAIRASDEYAARLAEFSDQYAEIQRRRAALDAEEARLLARSAAYADAFADATVPAIFPPAERQALSRRSTCAALAMATRIPERTVQRATNDAELLVNEAPAVLESLEAGRISARHAQTIVDQLSDVPTAGRTVFLAEVLPVAEESTNAYLRKRAQVLRERLHPESITARATRSEADRRIEFEPAADGMAWVHLFTTAPIAQGIIERVETAAAESRKAGDTRTCGQLQADALAALALTGVTPDDVMSSPVLPHPIEVQEHIEPTVQITVPALTMAGVSDAPGMLDGYGPIDPETAARIAVNAPSFTRILVQPETGAVLSVGRNQYRVPADLQRAVRLRDGTCRAPGCGRRARACDLDHSAAWEDGGTTDVGNLACLCRHHHRMKHLPGWNLDHGPGGVLEWTTPDGKHHRTEPDPAPF comes from the coding sequence ATGACCGAGACCACCATCACCGCGATCCGCGCGAGCGACGAATACGCCGCACGCCTCGCGGAGTTCTCGGACCAGTACGCGGAGATCCAGCGTCGGCGTGCTGCTCTGGACGCCGAGGAGGCCCGCCTCCTCGCCCGCTCCGCCGCCTACGCGGACGCCTTCGCCGACGCCACGGTCCCGGCGATCTTCCCGCCCGCGGAACGCCAGGCGCTCTCGCGCCGCTCGACGTGTGCGGCGCTCGCGATGGCGACGCGGATCCCGGAACGGACGGTTCAGCGTGCGACCAACGATGCCGAACTGCTCGTGAACGAAGCGCCGGCTGTGCTCGAGTCCCTCGAAGCCGGTCGTATCTCGGCGCGGCACGCGCAGACGATCGTCGATCAACTCAGTGACGTCCCGACCGCAGGGCGGACGGTGTTCCTCGCTGAGGTGCTGCCGGTTGCGGAGGAGTCGACCAACGCGTACCTCCGGAAGCGCGCCCAAGTCCTGCGCGAGCGCCTCCACCCGGAATCGATCACCGCACGCGCAACCCGTTCCGAGGCTGACCGTCGCATCGAGTTCGAACCCGCCGCCGACGGCATGGCCTGGGTGCACCTGTTCACCACCGCGCCGATCGCGCAAGGCATCATCGAGCGGGTCGAGACGGCAGCGGCGGAATCGCGCAAGGCCGGCGACACCCGCACCTGCGGACAGCTGCAGGCGGACGCGCTCGCGGCGCTTGCGCTCACCGGTGTCACGCCGGACGACGTGATGTCGAGCCCGGTGCTCCCGCACCCGATCGAGGTGCAGGAGCACATCGAGCCGACCGTGCAGATCACGGTCCCGGCGCTCACGATGGCCGGCGTCTCCGATGCACCCGGCATGCTCGATGGGTACGGCCCCATCGACCCTGAGACCGCAGCACGTATCGCCGTGAACGCACCGAGCTTCACTCGGATCCTGGTCCAGCCCGAGACCGGCGCGGTCCTTTCCGTCGGCCGGAATCAGTACCGCGTTCCGGCCGACCTCCAACGCGCTGTACGCCTGCGGGACGGCACCTGTCGGGCACCCGGTTGCGGCAGACGGGCCCGGGCTTGCGACCTCGATCATTCGGCCGCGTGGGAGGACGGCGGCACGACGGATGTCGGGAACCTCGCCTGTCTCTGTCGACATCACCATCGGATGAAGCACCTTCCGGGATGGAATCTCGACCATGGTCCCGGTGGGGTGCTCGAGTGGACGACACCCGACGGGAAGCATCACCGGACCGAACCGGACCCCGCCCCGTTCTGA
- a CDS encoding BLUF domain-containing protein translates to MGTDEDQMLSLVYASTATQPFSDDDLTALLATCRENNARAQLTGMLVHRDGRFLQVLEGPEPAVRELMETLAADPRHTGIRVMFEEPIRERQFAAWTMGFERADTATGTDSETELDGYRDTFDDLDRDDPTATMRALQELARWFRSRATRS, encoded by the coding sequence GTGGGCACCGACGAAGACCAGATGCTGTCACTCGTATACGCGAGCACGGCGACACAGCCGTTCAGCGACGACGACCTCACCGCCCTGCTCGCCACCTGCCGCGAGAACAACGCCCGCGCACAGCTCACCGGCATGCTCGTCCACCGCGACGGCCGGTTCCTGCAGGTCCTCGAAGGACCGGAGCCCGCCGTTCGCGAGCTCATGGAGACCCTCGCCGCCGATCCCCGCCACACCGGCATCCGTGTGATGTTCGAGGAGCCCATCCGCGAACGCCAGTTCGCCGCCTGGACGATGGGCTTCGAACGCGCTGACACCGCCACCGGCACCGATTCGGAGACCGAGCTCGACGGCTACCGCGACACCTTCGACGACCTCGACCGCGACGACCCGACCGCCACCATGCGCGCGCTGCAGGAACTCGCCCGCTGGTTCCGCAGCCGCGCCACGCGGAGCTGA
- a CDS encoding HAD family hydrolase — translation MSEPADTTVPENSDDRIAVLFDIDGTLVDSNYLHVDAWDRAFADAGRPVDAWRIHRSIGKDGGELLESLLDGSDEVEQYGERAKELHSEYYLQNTSRLRVIGGARELLGELAGRGIAVVLATSAPENELEILRELLDVDDAIFAATSSGDVETAKPEPDIVEVALDRAGVPASRAVMVGDAVWDIEAAARAGVECIGVRSGGFGEQELRDAGAVAVYGDVADLLANLDDSPIGNLAG, via the coding sequence ATGTCCGAACCAGCTGACACCACCGTCCCCGAGAACTCCGATGACCGCATCGCGGTGCTCTTCGACATCGACGGGACGCTCGTCGACTCGAACTACCTGCACGTCGACGCCTGGGATCGTGCGTTCGCCGATGCCGGCAGACCGGTCGACGCATGGCGGATCCACCGCTCGATCGGCAAGGACGGCGGCGAGCTGCTCGAATCGCTGCTGGACGGTTCCGACGAGGTCGAGCAGTACGGCGAGCGGGCGAAGGAGCTGCACAGCGAGTACTACCTCCAGAACACCTCCCGGCTGCGGGTGATCGGCGGTGCGCGCGAGCTGCTTGGCGAGTTGGCGGGCCGCGGGATCGCAGTCGTGCTGGCGACGTCGGCTCCGGAGAACGAGCTCGAGATCCTGCGGGAGCTGCTCGACGTCGACGACGCGATCTTCGCCGCGACCTCGTCCGGTGACGTGGAGACCGCCAAGCCGGAGCCCGACATCGTCGAGGTCGCGCTCGATCGTGCGGGCGTGCCGGCGTCGCGGGCGGTCATGGTCGGCGATGCCGTCTGGGACATCGAGGCGGCTGCGCGGGCCGGCGTGGAGTGCATCGGGGTGCGCAGCGGTGGCTTCGGTGAGCAGGAGCTCCGTGACGCCGGCGCGGTCGCGGTCTACGGCGACGTCGCGGACCTGCTCGCGAACCTCGACGACAGCCCGATCGGCAACCTCGCAGGCTGA